One region of Syntrophobacter fumaroxidans MPOB genomic DNA includes:
- a CDS encoding integration host factor subunit alpha, producing MTLTKAHIVENLFAKNIFTKTESAQIIETLFEIVKQTLEHGEDVLISGFGKFSVKEKNQRRGRNPQTGDPIMLSPRKVVTFKCSGVLRERINLAK from the coding sequence ATGACGTTGACCAAGGCACACATCGTAGAGAATCTGTTCGCAAAAAATATTTTCACCAAAACCGAGTCGGCTCAGATCATTGAAACGCTCTTCGAGATCGTCAAACAGACCTTGGAGCACGGCGAGGACGTCCTGATCAGCGGCTTCGGGAAATTCAGCGTCAAGGAAAAGAATCAGCGCAGGGGGCGCAATCCTCAGACCGGCGATCCGATCATGCTTTCTCCCCGAAAGGTGGTCACTTTCAAGTGCTCGGGTGTCTTGCGGGAAAGAATCAACCTGGCGAAATAG